The window CTTGGAGAAAGTGGAGAGGTGCCTTCTTGTCCCTTCAGAGATCCCCTAACCGTTTCAGGCTGAGACGCTGGCGAAAGACGAACCGTCCCCTTGTGGGTGGTTCCCCCGAATCAGGGCCAGGTGCCTTCTTCGTATCCGGCCACACGGAGTCGGTTCATGGCGCGCGCCAGTGCGGCACGGGCACGTTCCAGATCGATATCGGGCGTACGTTGGCGCAGGCGCTTAAGAGCGCGCTCCCGCGCGGCGAGGGCCCGGGCCACATCGATCTTGGCGGCTTCCTCCGCCGTCTCGGCCAGGATAATCATCCGGCGCGGCAGTACTTCGACAAATCCGCCCGAGGTGGCGAAGCGGATCAGCTCCCCCTTCCTCCGCACCCGGATTTCGCCCACGCGCAGAGCAGTCATTAAGGGCGTGTGGCCCGGAAGCACGCCAAAATAGCCATCGATTCCGGGAGCCCGCACCGCCTCCACTTGGTCCGAAAACACAACCCCCTGGGGCGTAACTATCTCCAGCAGGAAGGTCTTGGCCTCCGGCATCTCGGCCGCCTCTACGCGCTCTGAAGCCGCTTGGCCTTCTCGATGGCCTCGTCAATCGTACCGACCATGAAGAAGGCCTGCTCGGGCAGGTGATCGTACTCTCCCTCGATGAGGCCCTTGAAGCCGCGGATGGTCTCCTCCAGGGGTACATACTTTCCAGGTTGCCCCGTGAATTCCTCTGCCACATGGAAGGGCTGGGAGAGGAAACGCTGGATCTTCCGGGCCCGAGCCACGATGAGCTTGTCCTCGTCGGACAGCTCGTCCATACCCAGAATGGCGATGATGTCCTGCAGGTCCTTGTAGCGCTGGAGGATCTGCTGCACAGTGCGAGCTACGTAGTAGTGCTCCTCCCCTACAATCCTCGGATCGAGGATCCGGGAGGTCGAATCCAGCGGATCCACAGCCGGGTAGATCCCCAGCTCCGCGATCTGCCGGGACAGAACCGTCGTGGCGTCGAGATGGGCAAAGGTGGTGGCCGGGGCTGGGTCAGTGATGTCGTCGGCCGGCACGTAGATGGCCTGAACCGAGGTGATGGATCCGCGCTTGGTCGAGGCGATCCGCTCCTGGAGCTGACCCATCTCAGTGGCCAGCGTCGGCTGGTACCCTACGGCCGAGGGCATCCGGCCGAGAAGGGCGGAGACTTCTGAACCAGCCTGGGTGAAACGGAAGATGTTGTCGATGAAAAGGAGAACGTCCTTCCCTTCCACATCCCGGAAGTACTCGGCAATGGTCAAGGCGGACAAGCCGACGCGCATCCTCGCGCCGGGCGGCTCATTCATCTGCCCGAAGACCAGGGCGATCCGGGATTCGCGGAGCGCGCGGAAATCCACGTAGCTCGGATCTCGGGTGCGGATATATTCCTTAGCCTTGGGCCCGTAGTTGATCACGCCGGACTGGATCATCTCCAGCCAGAGATCATTGCCCTCACGGGTACGCTCGCCTACGCCCCCGAACACGGACACGCCGCCGTGAAACTTGGCGACGTTGTTGATGAGCTCCATGATAAGCACGGTCTTGCCGACCCCGGCGCCGCCGAAGAGGCCAACCTTACCCCCCTTGACGTAGGGCTCAATCAGGTCGATGACCTTGATCCCGGTCTCGAACATCTCGTAGCTGGTGCTCATCTCTTCGAGCGGGGGAGGTTCGCGGTGAATAGGCATCCGCTGCTTGGCTTCGATGGGGCCAAGCTCATCAATGGGCTCGCCCACCAGGTTCATCAGCCGACCCAGGGTCTCCGGCCCCACGGGCATGTCGATCGGCCCGCCCGTGTCGCGCACCTCCATCCCGCGTACTAGGCCATCGGTGGAATCCATGGCCACACAGCGCGCCGTGTCCTCCCCCAGATGCTGGGCCACCTCGAGAACGAGCCGGGAACCATCGGGCCGGATCACCTCGAGGGCGTTGAGGATATCCGGCAACCGACTGTCTTCAAAACGCACATCCACGACCGGACCGATAATCTGCACAATCTTTCCGACGCTCATCGTAACGCCACCCCATTCCGCTTAGGCTTTCAACGCCTCCGCCCCGCTGACGATTTCGATGAGTTCCTTGGTGATCGAGGCTTGGCGCGCTTTGTTGTAATGCAGCACAAGGTTCTGGATCATCTCCTCGGCGTTCTCGGTGGCCGCGTCCATGGCGGTCATCCGAGCCCCCT of the candidate division KSB1 bacterium genome contains:
- a CDS encoding F0F1 ATP synthase subunit epsilon — its product is MPEAKTFLLEIVTPQGVVFSDQVEAVRAPGIDGYFGVLPGHTPLMTALRVGEIRVRRKGELIRFATSGGFVEVLPRRMIILAETAEEAAKIDVARALAARERALKRLRQRTPDIDLERARAALARAMNRLRVAGYEEGTWP
- the atpD gene encoding F0F1 ATP synthase subunit beta, with translation MSVGKIVQIIGPVVDVRFEDSRLPDILNALEVIRPDGSRLVLEVAQHLGEDTARCVAMDSTDGLVRGMEVRDTGGPIDMPVGPETLGRLMNLVGEPIDELGPIEAKQRMPIHREPPPLEEMSTSYEMFETGIKVIDLIEPYVKGGKVGLFGGAGVGKTVLIMELINNVAKFHGGVSVFGGVGERTREGNDLWLEMIQSGVINYGPKAKEYIRTRDPSYVDFRALRESRIALVFGQMNEPPGARMRVGLSALTIAEYFRDVEGKDVLLFIDNIFRFTQAGSEVSALLGRMPSAVGYQPTLATEMGQLQERIASTKRGSITSVQAIYVPADDITDPAPATTFAHLDATTVLSRQIAELGIYPAVDPLDSTSRILDPRIVGEEHYYVARTVQQILQRYKDLQDIIAILGMDELSDEDKLIVARARKIQRFLSQPFHVAEEFTGQPGKYVPLEETIRGFKGLIEGEYDHLPEQAFFMVGTIDEAIEKAKRLQSA